A genomic stretch from Deinococcus yavapaiensis KR-236 includes:
- a CDS encoding NAD(P)H-dependent glycerol-3-phosphate dehydrogenase has protein sequence MNVLVLGAGGWGTALAVMLARQERDVTLWARREDFASLLREERENAEYLPGVTLPSDVRVTSDLSVAPQFDFALVVVPSAGVEDLLSRLPRSLGVVLCAKGLAARGERLSELASHLGFSRVAVLSGPNHAEEVARLLPAATVVASHDEAFVQSVQDVLLTPTFRVYTSTDLVGVELGGVLKNVMALAAGMVDGAALGDNAKSALLTRGLREMGRYLAANGASPDTVYGLSGLGDLVATATSRHSRNRAAGEAIVKGQSPAQGGKVVEGMRTARLLFEWASAHGHDLPIVKAVRNVVEGEWSPSEALRSLMEREAKPE, from the coding sequence GTGAACGTTCTCGTGCTGGGCGCGGGCGGTTGGGGGACGGCGCTCGCGGTGATGCTCGCTCGCCAAGAGCGCGACGTGACCCTCTGGGCGAGACGCGAGGACTTCGCGTCTCTTCTTCGCGAGGAGCGAGAGAACGCCGAGTACTTGCCTGGCGTGACGTTGCCGAGCGACGTGCGCGTGACGTCGGACTTGTCGGTCGCGCCTCAGTTCGACTTCGCGCTCGTCGTCGTACCCTCGGCGGGCGTGGAGGACCTCCTGTCGCGCCTGCCTCGCTCGCTCGGCGTCGTTTTGTGCGCCAAGGGCTTGGCGGCGAGAGGCGAGCGCTTGTCGGAACTCGCTTCGCACCTCGGGTTTTCGCGTGTCGCCGTCTTGAGCGGCCCGAACCACGCCGAGGAAGTCGCGCGCCTGCTGCCCGCCGCGACGGTCGTCGCGAGTCACGACGAAGCGTTCGTGCAAAGCGTGCAAGACGTTTTGCTCACGCCGACCTTCCGGGTCTACACCTCCACGGATCTCGTCGGCGTGGAACTCGGCGGGGTCCTCAAGAACGTCATGGCGCTCGCGGCGGGCATGGTGGACGGAGCGGCCCTCGGCGACAACGCCAAGAGCGCCCTGCTCACCCGTGGCTTGCGCGAGATGGGCCGTTACCTCGCGGCGAACGGAGCTTCGCCCGACACGGTGTACGGCTTGTCGGGCCTCGGAGACCTCGTCGCGACCGCCACGAGTCGCCACTCGCGTAACCGCGCCGCCGGAGAAGCGATCGTCAAAGGACAAAGTCCCGCGCAAGGCGGCAAGGTCGTCGAGGGCATGCGCACCGCGCGCCTGCTGTTCGAGTGGGCGTCCGCGCACGGACACGACCTGCCCATCGTGAAGGCGGTGCGCAACGTCGTGGAGGGCGAGTGGTCGCCGAGCGAAGCGCTGCGGTCTTTGATGGAGCGGGAAGCGAAGCCCGAGTAG
- a CDS encoding class I SAM-dependent DNA methyltransferase, with the protein MQRPPFTALASVYDAIMADIEYDAWADFILTYARSENFTPSSVLDLACGTGASTEPFVKRGLDVVGVDGSADMLKVARSRVPNVEFVLGDLRTFDLSRRFDLVTCLFDSLNNLTASEDLGAAFSRVYAHLAPGGLFAFDINTRSGVRDLWEGDALEGLAVTPDGREVHYHWSHHYDAARDLGVVQAFCRVEGEEFVEVHEERGYDQFDLEPLLAAAGFGRWEFVEFPDFAPPEFDAPRVWVFAWKAFEGQGLPSEVV; encoded by the coding sequence ATGCAGCGCCCTCCTTTCACAGCCCTCGCGAGCGTGTACGACGCGATCATGGCGGACATCGAGTACGACGCCTGGGCGGACTTCATCTTGACGTACGCCCGCTCGGAGAACTTCACGCCGAGCAGCGTCCTCGACCTCGCCTGCGGCACCGGGGCGAGCACCGAGCCGTTCGTGAAGCGCGGCCTCGACGTCGTGGGCGTGGACGGCTCGGCGGACATGCTGAAGGTCGCGCGCTCGCGCGTGCCGAACGTGGAATTCGTTCTCGGGGACTTGCGGACCTTCGATTTGTCGCGGCGCTTCGACCTCGTGACGTGCCTGTTCGATTCGCTCAACAACCTCACGGCTTCCGAGGATCTCGGCGCGGCTTTCTCGCGGGTGTACGCGCACCTCGCGCCGGGCGGCTTGTTCGCGTTCGACATCAACACCCGCTCGGGCGTGCGTGACTTGTGGGAAGGGGACGCCTTGGAAGGACTGGCCGTCACGCCCGACGGGCGCGAAGTGCACTATCACTGGTCGCACCACTACGACGCGGCGCGCGATCTCGGCGTCGTGCAAGCTTTTTGCCGCGTGGAAGGCGAGGAGTTCGTCGAGGTGCACGAGGAGCGTGGCTACGATCAGTTCGACCTCGAACCCCTCTTGGCGGCAGCGGGATTCGGACGGTGGGAATTCGTGGAATTCCCCGACTTCGCGCCGCCCGAGTTCGACGCGCCGCGCGTCTGGGTGTTCGCGTGGAAGGCCTTCGAAGGACAGGGGCTGCCGTCGGAGGTCGTGTGA